The window ATACCACTCAGGCCAGGGTCCAAGGCGGGCTTCTCACTCAACCGGACCTCGCCTTTCTCCTAGGCGTCCACCCCCGGGGTTATCCAGCGTCTTATGAAAGAGCACGATCGAATCGTCTTGCCTACTCGGGGAAACATTGCCGATATGGGGCCCGGTCAAACTCATGCGGCCAAGATCATCGAGTTATACCTCCTGGGTGTTGATTGTCAATAGAATTGACCCACTTTGTGCAAATAAAATTGACCCACTGGAGAACAAAAATAACCAGCATTGATCCCCCTGATGAGACGAA is drawn from Desulfofundulus luciae and contains these coding sequences:
- a CDS encoding DUF1670 domain-containing protein — encoded protein: MKEHDRIVLPTRGNIADMGPGQTHAAKIIELYLLGVDCQ